From a region of the Eretmochelys imbricata isolate rEreImb1 chromosome 6, rEreImb1.hap1, whole genome shotgun sequence genome:
- the AKAP5 gene encoding A-kinase anchor protein 5, which yields MEKAAKEIQMENTAQSENPSAAKLCSSTEEQAEKLTMFCFKKRKKPCKKALEMKGVCEEDSVTLKHTSQSISAAPGEGEVSNQSQSSRGTWTTIKRLVTPKRRSKSSRKQTHSDSQVQLEINAEDPGLQSFPKNQVSSGLKIPCIRFSRGKKKPSHSEITEESDCSVKANELMGILNKANSEPENLAITVKSSMDQSFSQASEKSDRNSLNSTGKNALLVESRPDIDQHTQCVVQSEIANSEAVAIMLQEELHQKSLHETPEHTLVANQRVDLNTTLSANVSKDLPDRVAEATEVQEINNIHDTGLECRESGRNINASEDCKSRERIMSFNQSAFKDDAVSVQSCLNEQLKLEENKDASGVSIVITITEADDEPDEEESNQDCKLSSISCEHKQKVNKKISGNLNFSKLSNRKEAVVAGSGPRREAKVGSPAQSPNGLSDQEHGTSEQYELLLIETAASLVKAAIQSSVEQLVNEMALDHSKHNSVL from the coding sequence ATGGAGAAGGCAGCTAAAGAAATTCAAATGGAAAACACAGCACAATCAGAAAATCCTAGTGCAGCAAAACTGTGCTCTTCAACTGAAGAACAGGCAGAAAAActcacaatgttttgttttaagaaaagaaagaagcCATGTAAGAAGGCATTGGAGATGAAAGGTGTCTGTGAAGAAGACTCTGTAACCTTGAAACATACAAGCCAATCCATCAGTGCAGCCCCTGGAGAAGGGGAAGTTTCCAACCAATCTCAGTCATCAAGGGGAACCTGGACAACTATAAAACGTCTAGTGACACCTAAGAGAAGGTCAAAATCTTCAAGGAAGCAGACACACTCTGATTCTCAAGTGCAACTGGAGATAAATGCTGAGGATCCTGGCTTGCAAAGTTTTCCAAAGAATCAGGTTAGTTCTGGGCTTAAAATTCCCTGTATACGGTTCTCAAGAGGCAAGAAAAAACCCAGCCATTCTGAAATAACAGAAGAATCAGATTGCAGTGTTAAAGCAAATGAACTGATGGGCATTTTGAATAAAGCTAACAGTGAACCAGAGAATTTGGCAATAACAGTCAAATCTAGCATGGATCAATCCTTCAGCCAAGCATCTGAAAAAAGTGACAGGAACTCACTTAATTCCACTGGGAAGAATGCGCTTTTGGTAGAGTCCAGACCAGACATTGATCAACACACACAGTGCGTCGTTCAGTCTGAAATAGCAAATTCAGAGGCAGTTGCTATAATGCTCCAGGAAGAGCTACACCAGAAGAGCCTACATGAAACTCCTGAACATACACTTGTAGCAAACCAGCGAGTTGATCTCAATACCACCCTTAGCGCTAATGTTTCTAAGGACCTGCCAGATAGAGTAGCTGAAGCCACAGAGGTACAAGAAATAAATAACATCCATGACACAGGGCTTGAATGTAGAGAGTCTGGAAGGAACATAAATGCTAGTGAAGACTGTAAATCGAGAGAGAGAATAATGAGTTTCAATCAATCGGCATTTAAAGATGATGCAGTAAGTGTGCAGAGCTGTTTAAATGAACAATTGAAATTAGAAGAAAACAAGGATGCCAGTGGAGTGAGCATTGTGATTACAATTACTGAAGCAGATGATGAGCCTGATGAAGAGGAGTCGAACCAGGACTGCAAACTGTCCTCAATTTCATGTGAACATAAGCAAAAggtgaataaaaaaataagtggGAACCTCAATTTCAGTAAACTTTCTAATCGCAAAGAGGCCGTAGTAGCAGGCAGTGGCCCCAGGAGGGAGGCTAAAGTCGGTTCTCCTGCTCAGTCACCCAATGGTCTTAGTGATCAGGAACACGGAACTTCAGAACAGTATGAATTGCTTCTGATAGAAACTGCTGCTTCCCTTGTTAAGGCAGCGATTCAGTCATCTGTAGAACAGCTGGTTAATGAAATGGCTTTGGACCATAGTAAACATAACAGTGTTCTGTAA